One Citrus sinensis cultivar Valencia sweet orange chromosome 5, DVS_A1.0, whole genome shotgun sequence genomic window, TGTGTAAATAATCCTTAGTCGGATGGATCATCAGATCAATTTCTGTAGTTGTTGTGACAGATATCCAAAATTAGCCTTCTATCATAATTGAGCACATTTAATGGAAATATCAGAAACAGTTGAGGTTCACAACAATAGCCAAGCTTCCTAACTACTTCACGATTTCCCACATCACccgaaataataaaaaacttgaTCATGGCCTCACACCGCCGTGACAATCTACAACAACTTGCCATTTTTACACTTATTCTTGGACTAATATCATGTTCTAATTGATCAAATTATTACCAATACTCGTTAATTAGAGAGCTGAGTGCATTGAATAATTTGATGGCACAAGGAAACGATGCTGCTTTAAAGTCATCATTGGTTTGGTTGGCGGTGATTATGGTGATAGTTGGGATATGCACAGAGTCTTGGAAGAAGATTATGGCCACTTATGTGGTGGGTATTATTGGGATTGCTGGTTTGATTTTGCCTGACTGGGATTTTTTTGACCGTGATTTCTCTAGGTGGACTTGTCCAGTTACTGCTGAAGAAAGGGCTTCTATTCTTGCTCAAAGACAAACATCTCTCCTGAAAAGGTCAGTTCTGTTACACTTATACACTTGTTCCTTTTTTCCATCCATTTGGGTTCTGTTCTCActtcttttacttttcaacTGTTGAAGTTTTACAATTCTGGTTCTCGAATATTCTTCCTGTGAAGTTGCTGCACTTATTTGAAGCCAAAGTGGTAAATTGTAGATCCTCTGATTGAACAATCACATAGCTTAGTTGATCACTAGATGGTTGCCCGAGTCTTGTAATCTACTTTGACAGTTACTTCAAGCTATATGGTCACCGTTGAGACTGTAAAATTGGGTGAATGTGCATAATCattctctttaatttgttaGCGAATTGGGTGGAAAAATAGGGAAtgtatatgaatttttttggctttcaCCGCTGAAATACAGTAACTTCCATAAATGAATTGTTGTTctgttgttttaaaaattttcccccCTACAGGTATAGGATTTATCCTGTCAGGCTTGTTGCTTACGCCACAATTTATGGTTTTGCGCTATTCAAGTGGTGGAAGTTCGTGTCAAATTAGAAGTCCTGTGCTGCCACTTGGTAGATCCTATCGTTTGATGTGTGCAATTTTGCACTTGGGGGTTGTTTGATTTCATGGCTTTGGGTGGCTGTTGGTGCAATTTTGCACTTGGGGGTTGTTTGATTTCATGGCTTTGGGTGGCTGTTGAAGACATGGACTAAGTTCTTTTCCGGTTAATGCGATCcggaatattattaattcagaGATTGTCACTGAAAACAACCCTAATATGTCTTTAATGTCTTCATACTCATGTCCTTCAAATGATTGGATAAACCATTTTGTCCTTCAAATGATTGTGTAAACCATTGGTGTTATGCTTTTCAAATGGAATTGGTTATTAGAAAGTTATAAGTAGCGCAAATATGCGAAAGATTGGCTGCAGCCTTCTGCATAAAATAGTAGTAATACATTAAAAgttgtatttattattgtcTGGTACGCGAGTGAAGAACTTCAAGTGGTTTGCTCACTGTTTcatctttcttcttccatTTTGTTACGCATTCCATGGCTGGTGAAACAATAGAGTCGAAGTCAAATGTTTCGATCATACTATCATAATGGCAATGCTAAAACTGCTGACATTCCTCTTAAACAATTTCTTGTGAGTTGGATTCACAAAAAACACAGTAGCCTTTGATTCTAGAGGTATACAAAGATTGGACGTTAACTACATTTAAAGTTGTAGCCATTAGAGAATGCTATCCTGCTGGTTCTGATTATCTGATATTGCTATGTTCAATGGATCCAAGGATCACACAAACACATGAAATCTCCATAAACTTCATTATTgagatatgtatatatatggaCAAGTGAACGGCCAACTATTCGAAGCAACAAAATGGGTAAATTTGATTGCCGTTGCTTGAGAGATTCTGGATATGCAAAATCAAAAAGATAGATACGGTTGTACCATGCTTGAATTAAGATCAAGGTACAGGGAACAAAAAATTCAACGATTAAAATCATCTCTTCAAAACCAGAATGCATCAAATTAAAACCGCTCATTGCATTTCATAATTGAGAAAGCATCACATGGTCATTATCACAATCAAACAAACAGTTTCTTCTATTCAGTAAAACCCAAAACCCTAACCCTAATTCTCAACTGCAATAAACAGAAAACCCAACAAAATCAGACCTCATCTTCATGGAGCAGCATATTAGGAATCCCCTTATTAACCGGAAACTTTCTCCCTGTCTCAGGACAAACCAGAGCACCCTCTTCCAGATGCAGCTCCAGGAGCGCATGGTGGAACTTCCTCAAAAAATCGTCCGAGTCAAGCATCGACGATTCGGGCGACTCCTCGGGGAGCTCAGCGTAGCCCATGGACCGCGACGCCTGGACAAGCGCCTGCCACTCGATCTTCgggaatatattttttagaaaatcgGGGTTGAAATCCACCTGCTTTTCGATGACTTTCTCCACCTCGATCAGGAGAGGGAAGCCGTTGGCGACTCCCTTGATGTTAGATGATAACATGTTGTGTGTTAGTAGCCTCATCTTCCTTTTTCTCTAACCCCTCGCTGTCCCTGTGAGCGCCTGCCACTACTTCATATCCCTAAACAAAGTGGCGGCAGCACGGCCTGCTCTCGGTCTTGTTATTTTCCGTAGTGAACGAAATGACCAAAATAGCCTTACTGGATTTCTAACTTCCAGAGCGGGGCCATATGGGTAGTTTCGGAccaaaattgatttataacttttaatttgatttcccGGCTAATTACTTAATACTTGCTTGCATCGGATATCTGGTTACACACTCACTATCTTAATCGTACTTGATTTCAGTTTTAagcaaaatgataaaaagtgCAACTAAAATTGGAGGATCAAAATTGGACATCGATTGAAccatttaaaatcaaaatctttgaACGTTTGATAGCAATTGCGTTACGGAACTCCCAGAGGACAGATGtgtaaaaattatgtaaagcATTCTAACTTCCAACACTAATACTCATGAGATTGAGAACAAAACCAGCTACAAAAAGGTACCAATTTGGTGAAGTCCATGAAGCAAAAATGTTGTGTTGGTTGGTCGGCAATCACCCTAATTGCAATTACGTGTACCCCGCACCGCCGCAAACAACAGCCGTCTTAACTTTCTCCAATCAATTTGGGAGAATATTTGCTAAACTAATACCCCTATGACTCTTACTGAAATGGCTACTTCAACTGCTTTTGCAGCGTGGAGTTTCACAAGGGGGAGGAGGCACACCAAATACCCAATCAAGCACGTTTAAGTATTTGGACCTAAAAACCTCCCGCTCTTGTGCATAGCAGTGCATGATGATAGCAGTTGATAAGCTGAATATTACCACATCAGCTCTCTTCAGATTCTTTGACTGAGGCAAATACCCAATATCAGCCAAGCATGTACAGAAGCTCTCGATAGCTCTTGCTAGGCAGTATAGAGAGATCTCCATCCGCCTACTTTTCTTCTCAATAGCCAAGCTTAAACCAGTTGGAAACTGCACAGTTGTGGGCTACAGTCAGAACGGAAGATATATTTTGCaacataaatgaaaaatgatgaagaaagaaTTTTACCGTTCCCATGGCCACCATTGGGATGTTACATTTCTCGAAAATCCTAAAAAGAAAGCATGTCCACATCCTGatgaacaaaaaattgaaaggtCATTTTAATATGTTATTCTGTGTGTAGCACCTCACTCTGGAACACAGAAAAAGGCCAGCCAAATACAAATGGTATCGAATAATTTCATGAGATTGCAATAGAACAAGGCCAACAACATAAAACATAACACAATTGAAAGAACGAATTGCCTACCAGGCAGATGAGCAATATACAGACAAAAACAAGCTTGATCTTGTTGTACCAAGTAGACCCTTTCCCAATATAGTGTAAGGCCTACATAAAGCCATGTGAAATTATGTCAGATAATAGTCATGATGCAGATTGAACACCCAAGAACAGTCACAATAGGGGTTCAAAGcatgaaaaattatcaatgtATAATACTAGCCATTATTTATCAGAAGAAATAGAGAATAATGGGACTGAGGAATGGAGTTTAAGAATATGATATGCTATAGTTTAGAAAGCGAGCTGCTAATACATGGACCTGTAAGATGGGGAGAAATATGTATTAAGAATTGTGTTCATAAAGCTATATATTAGGCAGACCACTCAATCAACACTCAAAAACAAATGcacaaaaggaaaatttaaCCAATCAGCATGCCATATTCTATGGCAACTAAATACAGACATTCTGCCCTGCATGCATGGTAAAATACAGAAACACGGAACCCTGTATTCATGGAACGGCTTGTGTAAGACAACAAGACGAGAAGCTGTCAGATAGAATGACTTAATGGTAAACTAAAGATAtatagaattagaaaataattctgAACATAACAGCTATCTATCACAAATTTTGCTAGCAGTTTCGACCGGTAGACAAAACACCAGATTACGTCTACATCAAGAGAATAGAAGATTAATATGCTTCGGGGCAGAAAAAGCCATATATTTTACCTTTCCAAAAGGCCTTTTCGATGAACTATAAGTGCTGGAATAAGATAAACTGGAAGGTATACTGGTAAAGCTCTTTTGTAGGcttgaataaaaaatgataccACATGTGTGAGGCAACCTTGATTGCCATGTACGATCTGCACGAAAATTGAGATTTCAGTAAGGTTTTAAAAAGTATCAGAATGTCGGCATCAGCAAATAAGCTGAATTCCTTTTTATATACACTGTTCAATGTAATATACTTCATAAAACTACTTTACGACAAATAAGTACACAAGTGCTCTGTAAGGAGAAATAATAGACAGAATAAAAGGTGCAAGCATTCTACTGAATTTACACTTAAACGCACTGATTATACAAGCAAAAAGATTCCGTTACAAGAgtccaaaatttgaatttcttagTACATATTATAAATAGATGAAAACATGACATTTCTGCAATCAAATCCACATGAAAGGCATGTGTACccacaaattattattcagCAGTAGTATGAAATTTCCCCCCATTTactaactttaaaaaaaaaaaagtatgcaATTGCAAAATATTATGCTCTTTCAATAATAGGACGCATGGGGAGTCGGGAGAGGCTATGAATACACATCATTATCACATAgtagaagaaaattaaaagaggaaAATAACGATACCGAACAGGGGACTCTCATTTCTGGATCTAGTTTAATGTCAACACCCATGGTCTtgtaaaatttctctattgCCTCCAAATTTGAGAAAGGCAAACAAGATGCTATCTCTTTCACCCCTTGAAGGATGACGGCATCCTTTCCACCATGCTTATTGAGAAAAGACTTGTAAGAGGGAGGTAAGCTCTCTTGCTTCAATATATAAGCAGACCTGAAAAAGAATGTTtgaatctaataaatagacGAAAGAATGTGACATTCAGAGTTCCAGCTTTtaagaatttagattcaaGGAAAATCTCCGGAGTAAAGTCCTCTGGAGGCCATCATGTATATAATCTTGCAAGCTACACTCAAACACCTGACTAATTTGATGATGGCAAAGGCATATAACCATGTAcaataaaaagtcaaaactGCAGCAATCTTGACCCAATGACTCATTTTAGCTCAAAGAAGTAGCAAACTTACAAAATTTGCGAAGAAGAGAGACACATTAGGAAAAGGTCTCCATGCTTCCAAGTAAGAGGTTTACAAATTCTCCCAAATCGTTTACTATTTATCCCACACCGCGATGCCAAGACTGCAGCCCGCATCAGTATGTAAATTGCCAAACTCGTATGCTGCGTGTTTGGTCCCGTGAGCAGCATGGAAGGCCCTGCTATCAACCCCGCTAATAAAGCCCTCCATCTCGCTGtcctgaaattttaaaattggaagaaaatgacTTAATAGTGAAACTTATTATGTTGAATTATATTCAACTAATAATAAGCTGGTatgggaagaaaaaaaaaatgaaggaaagaagtagagcaTTGCCTACGGTGACCTCCCAAAGCACCAATAATTTCATCCACAGAAACAAAAGTACCAGCAAATGTTCCAAGGAACAGCCCGTATCTAATTGTCTCCTTGATAGCCATAGTAATCGCTTCTTTATTTGAGaaatcttcaatttttctatacaaataaaagaaaccaaatcaaaatcaaattgtcaAAAGACaatacagaaaattaaaaaataagcttATAAGCGATAATTACCTCGAGGACGCCGACGATTGACGGCGTCGAAGCCGAGTGAGAATTGAGAAGAGAGCTAAGCCACCTTTGAGACCCGCTCCAATCGAGAAACCTTTAGCCGAAGCAGTGATTACTCTTCGAAGCTTCTCAGAGTCCTTAAAAGGAGCAAGGTCTAGCCAGAGCGACGAGCAGGAATAACacgaagatgaagaagaaggatCGGATCTTTTGCAATGCATGCAACCTCGATTTCCGGAGCCATCGATATAGTCATCGTAAGAACCGCCATTCTCGACGGAGAAGCAGGAGCAGAAGCCGACGGATGAAGCGGCTGCGTCTCCAGCGGCCGGAAGCATGGCGGCTGTGGCTGTGGCGGTGAAGAGTCAGGGTTTTGATGCCAAGTGTAGGGGCAAAAAaacccagaaaaaaaaatggtgaatcGCTGTAGAGAAACTTTGGTGGGAATCTTGTCTTGCTTTTTTAAAAGTGAACATGGGACGGACACAGCAAACTGCAAAGTCAAAGTGGTAACGAGAGAAGCGTTACTTCATCGATAGTCCAGTAATGAATTTACACGCGTTCGATGGTTTTAGCTCTTAACCGTGTTCTTATCTTTTGCCGTCTCACAACAAAGAATTTGCGTTGCACGTTTCTAGAGATGCTTCAGTTGAATGCGTGGATCCACATCGCCCGTCCCTTAAAATTCATCTTCATAATCACATCTTACTATATTAAATACAATTTCTTTCCTAAAAATCCTTCAATGAAATTCTTTATATCTTTCCGCACGAACACGAGACATAAAATAACACGCTACATGTACATGGCTTCGTCCCACCCACCCACCATATCACTACGTAATTAGACAAATAAATCCCACGCAGCCgcaacaataaataatattaaatcatcaaCTATAATCCTCTTTTCTTATTGTCCACCAGTACCATGGTCTTTCTCTTTTGCTGGCGCATATTAATGGTACCGTCGTTCTGTAGAAAGCTTAATGAACTGGAATGAACATATAACTGCATTAACGAGTCCATTAATATTACTTTTTGTAGGTTTTGACAAGGACGTTGGGTTAAACTCACTTggtccaagaaaaatgaatttgaaaactatCCTATGAGCACGTGTATCGTTTGCCGCGGCACTTGCCGTAGTTTAGTGATTAAGAAAAGGTCACACACCACAAATAGTAGTGGATCCCATCAATAAATACTGTTGCTGTATGTGGGTGTATGTTACCTTGGATCCCTAAGAAAATGAATGCGTGGTATATTGTACGACGTTTGTATTCCATACACCTAGGGGCGGAGCTAGGGAAAAAATTTTACAGGggtcaaatttaaaatgttaatttttatattattatatatgcaAAACTCTAATTCTACAGGGGTTAGTATAGATATTTTATActaatttttcacattttctttaaaaaccctaaaattttttaaaattctacaGGACCATGGCACCCTTTAGCCTTATACTAGCTCCGCCCCTGCacatagggatggcaatggggaggggaggggaggggaccaatctccccatacccatccccgatattttgcatatgtccccgtcccctccccatccccgtcagaattgcttgagagaatctccatcccctccccgaataataacaggggatccccgagggtccccggtccccgaataactaatagtctaatacatttttttattttcgattttaaattaatcatattaaaataaactcataccgctattgtaagctcgtaaccaactttgacagcacattaaggcctccaatgtgcttggatgaagtttgttatgatatgggctcacaactctaccactagtgttaaaagctgattcagaagcaactgttgtaattggaattgccaaaatatctctagcaattcgagctaatgtaggatacctattagcatttgtcttccatcaactcaaaatattaaaatcttccatccgaggtataactttctcatccaaatatgaatctaattcaTCTGCAACAAATGCACAATCTCCATTGTTTACATAACCATCAAAACTTGTCATccatttggttgctttcttataagaatcccctgtagatctagtagaagaactactaccagtataatcaaagcaataaacagttggtgaaaacttcaattaatactcTTCAACTAATTCCCGGTAAGGGGTGACCATTTTCCCAACATacaactattttgatatttattatttttaacaatatttataattttgttatttatttattagtaattttaaaaataaaaataaaattaaaaattaaaatggggaaatgggtaggggacggggattccacctcatccccgtcccctccccgaataaaaagttgggtaaaaaattttccccgtcccctccccgaaaaaaaaattgggtataaaattttccccataccctccccgaatggggaaaatccccgagggtacccgtccccgtggggatttttgccatccctacctGCACACACCGAGGATGTCATATGTTATTTAGGATCTTGTTAAGTTAAATAATCTCCGGCTTATTTCACAAAGTggagattatttttttcaccTCCGTATgtatcttaaaataaataaatatggaatGAACTGTGATGGGAGAAAGTTTAAAAAGTCgttcaatatttatttatgaaaagtaaGAAAGAGTAGAGTATGCAACTTTATTCACTTACAATAATGAGCTCCCCCACAGCCAGAGAACATTTACGACTATCTTGGATTAAATCTGAATgttcttaaaaattttgtaaatgaagGCGGGAATTTGATTGATAAAGTGGATGACATTTCTTAATCAGTAAACTGCCACTAATAACAAGGCAGAGGAAACGTGTTGTGCAAAGAAAAGGGTGAAATCCGAAATCCTAATTCGAATTTCCCCCTCCTGTctcatcatcattcatcagTCAGTCAAAAGTAAAACGGCGAAGCAAGAGGAGATGGAACGAGGGATCTTTGTTGTTACAGGTTATGGGCAGGGACACCTCCAGCCATGCATGGAGCTCTGCAAGAACTTTTCTTCTCACAATTACCATACCACCCTCGTCATTCCTTCCATTCTCGTCTCTGCCATTCCTCCCTCTTTCACGCAATATCCACGCACCCGAACCACCCAGATTACTTCTTCCGGCGGACCCATGCCCCCATCCGACCCGCTGAGCCAGCAAGCTGCAAAAGACCTTGAGGCCAACCTTGCAAGCCGCTCTGAAAACCCTGACTTTCCTTCGCCTTTATGCGCCATCGTTGATTTTCAGGTGGGCTGGACCAAAGCCATTTTTTGGAAATTCAATATTCCTGTTGTTAGTCTTTTTACTTTCGGCGCATGTGCTGCCGCCATGGAGTGGGCTGCGTGGAAGCTCGATGCTACGGATATCAAACCCGGTGAAACTCGTTTGATTCCTGGGTTACCGGAAGAAATGGCTTTAACTTATTACGATGTTAGACGGAAATCTTCGGTACCGTCGCGTGGCGGATGAGGGGGACCGCCCAAACCCGGTGATAAGCCACCGTGGGTCCCAGAAATCGAAGGCTCAATCGCGTTGATGTTCAACACGTGCGACGATCTGGACGGTTTGTTTATCAAGTACATGGCTGATCAGATAGGCATTCCAGCTTGGGGCGTGGGCCTACTTCTACCCGAACAGCACTGGAAATCTACCAGTTCGTTGGTCCGGCATTGTGAGATTACAGAGCAAAAGCGCCAATCGAGTTGTTCAGAGGAGGAGGTGATCCAATGGCTAGATTCTAAGCCACGTGGATCTGTCCTGTACGTGGCCTTCGGCAGTGAAGTGGGACCCACTAGGGAAGAATATCGTGAACTGGCCGGCGCATTAGAAGAATCGACCGGGCCGTTCATTTGGGTCGTGCAACCCGGATCCGAAGAATACATTCCTCATGATTTGGATAACAGAGTTAGTAACAGGGGTCTGATAATACACGCATGGGCACCACAAGCATTGATACTGAACCATATATCAACAGGTGGATTTTTATCACATTGTGGATGGAATTCTACGATGGAGGCGATTGTACATGGGGTCCCATTTTTGGCCTGGCCTATCAGAGGCGATCAATACTTCAATGCCAAATTGGTGGTGAATTATATCAAGGTAGGGCTTAGAGTGACTGACGACTTATCAGAGACGGTGAAGAAGGGTGATATAGCAGAGGGAATTGAAAGGCTAATGAGTGATGAAGAGATGAAAACACGAGCTGCAATTTTACAAGTGAAGTTTGAGCAAGGTTTTCCAGCGAGCTCTGTGGCtgctttgaatgctttcaGCGATTTTATTAGCCGAAAAGTAACTTAGGTTATGTGTCATCATTTGCGAATGGTTACATGATTGGAGCAACTTCTCTTGGTTCTAATTTTCATCACTCAATAAACCTAATATATAGCTggataattatgaatttacaACTAATAGTCCAACTAATTGAACAGTTCTTCAGTAAAACATCCGAAATAACTAGATTCTAGCCATGCAGTGCctggtttaaaaaaaaaaattgaattaaggCATAAACGAaggaaatttgtaaaaatagtttggaagTGTGATGCTCACCTATTAGATGACATCTTGTATCTGATGACACATTGATCTTCTATGCTTAAGGAAATGGCATTAAGTCAAAAACCTAgtaaactaaaacaaaaatgtgaTAGAAGACCGAAAACTGTTGTACATACATGCAAGGGAAGACGTAATTCCTGAAAACAATCTTTGCCATAACCATTAGCAATTAGCACCCCATGATATTATTGTCAATTTGCTATGaataaagaatataaattcAACAGCATCccaggaaaaagaaaaagaaaatactaataataagcTCTAACAATTATAGAGAGCTATTGTTAATAGCCTATAATCTTCCAACTTGCCTTAATGAATACAACTCCACTAAAATGCATGCGAGGAATTTTCACTTTTCTTCACATGATTAcatcaaaaccaaaatcatTTTAGGTGACACAAATACTAGGCCCCAGCAAATCATGTTTAAATTTGATATGCAAACCAAAACCCAGTATATAATTCAGAAATTGGCCAGGGACTGAGGAATCGGACATGCGAATTAGAATGTAGagcaaaatcaagaaaaaggaGGTCAAATTGTTGGAAGAACCTCATTTCCTCATTTTCCAGTACAAAAAATTATGGTAATTGGTAAACTTTAATGGCAAATCGACTAATTCTTACTAACGTGGTTTTATACGAACCTCTACCAGTTATTCCTTCGGAGGTCCTCTGCCTCAGCTTATTCGACTTTGAAAACTATCTTCATAAACTCGTAGACAAAGTAACTAATTGCAGCTGAAGGAAGCACCTGCAGATGCAAAACATGAAGATATATGGCAATGAGGCAGAACCTTTATCCAAAAAGTTTAAATGTTCCACACCTGTTTTCAGAAGTCATTACTAAATAATACAGCAAAGCAAATTTCACGAAATGGTAGCTATCTACGGCAATGATATAGAGAGGCATATTCCGGGGAACGACCAGACATGGAGACTGCATAGTATCCCAACAGTAACATGAAAGACGATGGGCTACATTAATGGAActcaattaaatttcaatagaGTGAGAGACCATCTCCTTTAGATGAGAGCATCTAGAGGAGCAGAGCCAGCTATATCATCTCCTTTCAATAAGGATTTTTTAggttattttcttatttagggGGATTACTATTTAAGGAATAAGTAATTTCCCCTTTAAGACTTAACTTATTCAAAGAGGAATACAACTCTTACAAGGAAAGGAATACTTCTCCTACAAGAAATAATCACTATATAGAGGAAGGTTAAATTCACTTGTTTATATAACATAACACTCAATTTTCTCTGCAAGTAGAAAGTTGATAGTGAGAGAAAAACGGTAGGTATATTGAGAAATTGGGTGTTATTGGGGTTTTTCACATAGAGAATTTTTCTCTTGTCATCCTTAGCAGCCATGGATTTTCTCCGATATAGGAGTTTTCCAAATAAATTCTTGTGTTGCGTAATTGGTTTTATTCTTTATGTATATTTTCTATCTGTTATTTGCTTGATATTTTTACTTGCAAGATCTTAGATGGAATTAAAATTCCCTAACAATATCAATCACAATTCTTTCCCAACCATATAGCTAGCAGATAAAATGCAATGTGGATCCCATAGAAAATGATCGCGCTATTATATAAGAGAGGAAAAATCTGCATGAGATAAACTATTATGCCAGAAAAATGAAGAGCTTGACAACTTTTCAGCTTGAGAACTATCCAGTTGGGCATCTCAAAGTAACAGCAAACCTTATCGTAAAGTGGGATTCAAGGCTTCACAATGACTTTTGCTATTTTACAGtatgattttctaattttacaaGGCGTATAGAGTTACATATGTATAGCTCACGACCAGGTATTTACAATCAGTAGTTAGTCCAGAGACTAATCAATGCCACCAAGttgttaattattgaattggaaaaaatcattgttttagctttgtaatttttgtaatagTAATCAAACACTGCATTTCTATGACTCAGGAGCACATAATTAGAGTAAAGTGTCCATCAAACAATTCAATAGTTAGTTGGcggggtgtgtgtgtgtgtctctctctctctctatatatataacttcATATCTATACCTGCAGTAAGCTTGGAATAAGTCCTGCATAAAGAGCTGGAACTCCCCCTTGTTCAACTATCTTGACAAAGGTCCCCACTGCACTCAATTTGGTTGCCTGAACTTGCAACTGAAGCCGCCTCCTCACAACTTCAAAGGGGTATGTCGCAGCTTCTGCACAAGCACCAGCAATAGCCCCATATAGTAATGTCCTGATGGGTCCCAACTCTAGTTGGTCAAAAGCAGTAAGTTCCTCCCCGTGCTGATTCATTTTCTGAATTCTTTTTCTACCTTCGGGCGAATGCAGATAAGCAGATTTCAGTATATCATATACACCATAGAATACCGCACCCGAAGGTGCCATGCT contains:
- the LOC102631223 gene encoding signal peptidase complex-like protein DTM1 isoform X2 encodes the protein MAQGNDAALKSSLVWLAVIMVIVGICTESWKKIMATYVVGIIGIAGLILPDWDFFDRDFSRWTCPVTAEERASILAQRQTSLLKSFTILVLEYSSCEVAALI
- the LOC102631223 gene encoding signal peptidase complex-like protein DTM1 isoform X1 yields the protein MAQGNDAALKSSLVWLAVIMVIVGICTESWKKIMATYVVGIIGIAGLILPDWDFFDRDFSRWTCPVTAEERASILAQRQTSLLKRYRIYPVRLVAYATIYGFALFKWWKFVSN
- the LOC102607129 gene encoding multifunctional methyltransferase subunit TRM112 homolog A-like, whose protein sequence is MRLLTHNMLSSNIKGVANGFPLLIEVEKVIEKQVDFNPDFLKNIFPKIEWQALVQASRSMGYAELPEESPESSMLDSDDFLRKFHHALLELHLEEGALVCPETGRKFPVNKGIPNMLLHEDEV
- the LOC107176354 gene encoding uncharacterized protein LOC107176354 codes for the protein MERGIFVVTGYGQGHLQPCMELCKNFSSHNYHTTLVIPSILVSAIPPSFTQYPRTRTTQITSSGGPMPPSDPLSQQAAKDLEANLASRSENPDFPSPLCAIVDFQVGWTKAIFWKFNIPVVSLFTFGACAAAMEWAAWKLDATDIKPGETRLIPGLPEEMALTYYDVRRKSSVPSRGG
- the LOC127902446 gene encoding scopoletin glucosyltransferase-like; its protein translation is MADQIGIPAWGVGLLLPEQHWKSTSSLVRHCEITEQKRQSSCSEEEVIQWLDSKPRGSVLYVAFGSEVGPTREEYRELAGALEESTGPFIWVVQPGSEEYIPHDLDNRVSNRGLIIHAWAPQALILNHISTGGFLSHCGWNSTMEAIVHGVPFLAWPIRGDQYFNAKLVVNYIKVGLRVTDDLSETVKKGDIAEGIERLMSDEEMKTRAAILQVKFEQGFPASSVAALNAFSDFISRKVT
- the LOC102606844 gene encoding uncharacterized protein LOC102606844; translated protein: MLPAAGDAAASSVGFCSCFSVENGGSYDDYIDGSGNRGCMHCKRSDPSSSSSCYSCSSLWLDLAPFKDSEKLRRVITASAKGFSIGAGLKGGLALFSILTRLRRRQSSASSRKIEDFSNKEAITMAIKETIRYGLFLGTFAGTFVSVDEIIGALGGHRRTARWRALLAGLIAGPSMLLTGPNTQHTSLAIYILMRAAVLASRCGINSKRFGRICKPLTWKHGDLFLMCLSSSQILSAYILKQESLPPSYKSFLNKHGGKDAVILQGVKEIASCLPFSNLEAIEKFYKTMGVDIKLDPEMRVPCSIVHGNQGCLTHVVSFFIQAYKRALPVYLPVYLIPALIVHRKGLLERPYTILGKGLLGTTRSSLFLSVYCSSAWMWTCFLFRIFEKCNIPMVAMGTFPTGLSLAIEKKSRRMEISLYCLARAIESFCTCLADIGYLPQSKNLKRADVVIFSLSTAIIMHCYAQEREVFRSKYLNVLDWVFGVPPPPCETPRCKSS